One window of Acipenser ruthenus chromosome 45, fAciRut3.2 maternal haplotype, whole genome shotgun sequence genomic DNA carries:
- the LOC117969898 gene encoding photoreceptor ankyrin repeat protein-like, whose translation MSDGHDEKDPDLDAGDLEDCSEVSWASGEDPDGASLFSEDSVFPDYDSEDSSSSRDSSAALTLYQACKENNARALHECLERGVSEEEVLELDINGRNGLMVACYKGFVDIVFGLDKCPYLDVNHQDNDGNTALMIAAQAGHMTIVNYLLNYYPGVDLERRDIRGFTAFMKAAMQGRSECVSSLMMAGVDLNAVDPTRGKTAKEWAILTGRFETLTKMRRLLEKPCAEQFCDRYTPEWPELRNLVAKAVTVKTRSEKITQRIRSTFTINFPHDPEDDGVLDHMVRMTTGISSPFVTTGCRPLCPTSPPAVGKKRFTVPEILRQYPGKQVENRSVQHSNGSGSDSSSCCGITEESQRGSILSNTGGVQGFSMRRNSVFPAGCIPQIKVSKSTEPTPKKEKKKKSKSKHFLELPKWRYKELKEERKKVEEKEKDKEEKKDKEEKDKKEKKDKKDKEEKK comes from the exons ATGTCGGATGGACACGACGAGAAGGACCCCGATCTGGATGCGGGGGACCTGGAGGACTGCTCTGAGGTCTCGTGGGCGAGCGGGGAGGACCCTGATGGGGCCAGCTTGTTCTCTGAAGACTCCGTCTTCCCTGATTACGACTCGgaggacagcagcagcagcagggacagCTCAGCGGCCCTCACTCTGTACCAGGCCTGCAAAGAGAACAATGCCAGGGCCCTGCATGAGTGCCTGGAGAGGGGCGTGTCCGAGGAGGAGGTCCTGGAGCTCGACATCAACGGAAGG AACGGCCTGATGGTGGCATGTTACAAGGGCTTTGTGGACATTGTCTTCGGATTGGACAAATGTCCCTACCTGGACGTCAACCACCAGGACAACGACGGGAACACCGCCCTCATGATAGCGGCCCAGGCAG GGCACATGACCATCGTGAACTACCTCCTGAATTACTACCCGGGGGTGGACCTGGAGAGACGGGACATCCGGGGGTTCACGGCCTTCATGAAAGCAGCCATGCAGGGGAGGAGCGAGTGCGTCTCATCCCTGATGATGGCAG GTGTTGATTTGAATGCGGTCGACCCGACAAGAGGCAAGACCGCCAAAGAGTGGGCGATACTGACCGGCCGCTTTGAGACCTTGACCAAGATGCGCCGCCTGCTAGAGAAGCCCTGCGCCGAGCAGTTCTGTGACCGCTACACACCGGAATGGCCAGAGCTGAGAAACCTGGTGGCCAAAGCAGTGACGGTCAAGACCAGGAGCGAGAAGATCACTCAAAGGATCCGCTCCACCTTCACCATCAACTTCCCACATGACCCTGAAGATGACGGGGTGCTGGACCACATGGTCCGGATGACCACTGGCATTTCCAGTCCCTTTGTGACCACCGGCTGCCGCCCGCTGTGTCCCACCAGCCCACCAGCCGTTGGGAAGAAACGCTTCACCGTCCCAGAGATCCTCCGGCAATATCCGGGCAAGCAGGTGGAAAACAGATCTGTGCAGCACTCAAATGGGTCAGGATCGGATAGTTCCTCCTGCTGTGGAATCACAGAGGAATCCCAGAGAGGGAGCATTCTGTCCAACACAGGGGGTGTCCAAGGTTTCAGCATGAGACGCAACAGCGTCTTCCCAGCGGGGTGCATCCCCCAGATCAAGGTGTCCAAGAGCACGGAACCCACGCccaagaaggagaagaagaaaaagTCCAAGAGCAAGCATTTTCTGGAGCTGCCCAAGTGGAGGTACAAAGAGCTGAAGGAAGAGAGGAAGAAggtggaggagaaggagaaggacaaggaggagaagaaggacaAAGAGGAGAAGGacaagaaggagaagaaggacaAGAAGGACAAGGAGGAGAAGAAGTGA